The following proteins come from a genomic window of Phacochoerus africanus isolate WHEZ1 chromosome 9, ROS_Pafr_v1, whole genome shotgun sequence:
- the LOC125136218 gene encoding histone H2B type 1-K, giving the protein MPEPAKSAPAPKKGSKKAVTKAQKKDGKKRKRSRKESYSVYVYKVLKQVHPDTGISSKAMGIMNSFVNDIFERIAGEASRLAHYNKRSTITSREIQTAVRLLLPGELAKHAVSEGTKAVTKYTSAK; this is encoded by the coding sequence ATGCCTGAGCCAGCTAAATCTGCCCCAGCCCCAAAGAAGGGCTCCAAGAAGGCCGTGACTAAGGCGCAGAAGAAGGACGGCAAGAAGCGCAAGCGCAGCCGCAAGGAGAGCTACTCGGTGTACGTGTACAAGGTGCTGAAGCAGGTCCACCCGGACACCGGCATCTCGTCCAAGGCCATGGGCATCATGAACTCGTTTGTCAACGACATCTTTGAGCGCATCGCGGGCGAGGCCTCGCGGCTGGCGCATTACAACAAGCGTTCGACCATCACGTCCCGGGAGATCCAGACGGCCGTGCGGCTGCTGCTGCCCGGGGAGCTGGCCAAGCACGCCGTGTCCGAGGGCACCAAGGCTGTCACCAAGTACACCAGCGCCAAGTGA
- the LOC125136206 gene encoding histone H2A type 1, whose translation MSGRGKQGGKARAKAKTRSSRAGLQFPVGRVHRLLRKGNYAERVGAGAPVYLAAVLEYLTAEILELAGNAARDNKKTRIIPRHLQLAIRNDEELNKLLGKVTIAQGGVLPNIQAVLLPKKTESHHKAKGK comes from the coding sequence ATGTCTGGACGTGGGAAGCAGGGAGGTAAAGCTCGCGCCAAGGCTAAGACCCGCTCCTCGCGAGCCGGGCTCCAGTTCCCGGTGGGCCGAGTGCACCGCCTGCTCCGCAAGGGCAACTATGCCGAGCGGGTTGGAGCTGGGGCGCCGGTGTACTTGGCGGCGGTGCTGGAGTACCTGACGGCCGAGATCCTGGAGCTGGCTGGCAACGCGGCCCGCGATAACAAGAAGACGCGCATCATTCCGCGGCACTTGCAGCTGGCCATCCGCAACGACGAGGAGCTCAACAAGCTGCTGGGCAAAGTCACCATCGCTCAGGGCGGCGTCCTGCCCAACATCCAGGCGGTGCTGCTGCCCAAGAAGACCGAGAGCCACCACAAAGCCAAGGGCAAGTAA
- the H1-5 gene encoding histone H1.5: MSETAPAETAAPAPVEKSPAKKKATKKPASGGAAKRKATGPPVSELITKAVAASKERNGLSLAALKKALAAGGYDVEKNNSRIKLGLKSLVSKGTLVQTKGTGASGSFKLNKKAATGETKPKAKKAGATKAKKPAGSTPKKPKKAAGAKKAVKKTPKKAKKPAAAGVKKVAKSPKKAKAAAKPKKAAKSPAKPKAVKPKAAKPKAAKPKAAKPKAAKAKKAAPKKK; this comes from the coding sequence ATGTCGGAAACCGCTCCTGCTGAGACGGCTGCCCCGGCGCCGGTGGAGAAATCCCCTGCTAAGAAGAAGGCAACAAAGAAGCCTGCGAGCGGAGGGGCGGCCAAGCGGAAGGCAACTGGCCCCCCAGTTTCTGAGCTGATCACGAAGGCCGTGGCCGCCTCCAAAGAGCGCAATGGCCTCTCTTTGGCTGCACTCAAGAAGGCGCTGGCAGCGGGAGGCTACGATGTGGAGAAGAACAACAGCCGCATCAAGCTGGGTCTCAAGAGCCTGGTGAGCAAGGGCACCCTGGTGCAGACCAAGGGCACCGGTGCTTCTGGCTCCTTTAAGCTCAATAAGAAGGCAGCCACCGGGGAAACTAAGCCCAAAGCGAAGAAGGCTGGGGCCACTAAGGCAAAGAAGCCTGCCGGGTCCACCCCGAAGAAGCCCAAGAAGGCTGCGGGGGCTAAGAAAGCTGTGAAGAAGACGCCCAAGAAGGCCAAGAAACCCGCGGCTGCTGGCGTCAAAAAGGTGGCCAAGAGCCCTAAGAAGGCGAAGGCCGCCGCCAAGCCGAAAAAGGCTGCCAAGAGCCCCGCTAAGCCCAAGGCTGTGAAGCCTAAGGCCGCCAAGCCCAAAGCCGCAAAGCCTAAGGCAGCAAAACCCAAAGCTGCAAAGGCCAAGAAGGCGGCTCCCAAGAAGAAGTAG